A genomic segment from Nicotiana tabacum cultivar K326 chromosome 7, ASM71507v2, whole genome shotgun sequence encodes:
- the LOC107806210 gene encoding heavy metal-associated isoprenylated plant protein 26-like, with protein MGVIDHISDMFDCSTGSHSKHKRRKQLQVNIYIYSNILTYFFSVFFTSLLLTYFVYEFFGDLLLYMSLLPLILEICVRSEVLNKQIKLTNGSIFGVFLNFSKAKVESSRSHLEPKQHKLTVVGYVDPEKVVARVAHRTGKKAEIWPYVPYDVVAHPYAQGVYDKKAPAGYVRRVDDYQSNQLQRASSTEVRYTTAFSDENPAACVVM; from the exons ATGGGTGTTATTGACCATATTTCTGATATGTTTGATTGTTCCACTGGTTCTCACTCTAAGCACAAGAGACGCAAACAGTTGCAggtaaatatttatatatattcaaataTTCTTACTTACTTTTTCTCTGTTTTCTTCACTTCTTTGTTATTGACTTATTTCGTGTATGAGTTTTTCGGGGATTTGCTGCTATATATGTCCCTGTTGCCTCTAATACTTGAAATCTGTGTCAGATCTGAAGTTCtgaataaacaaataaaactTACCAATGGAAGTATTTTT GGAGTATTTCTCAACTTTTCAAAAGCAAAAGTAGAAT ccagtcgctcacaccttgAACCCAAACAACACAAGCTAACAGTAGTGGGCTATGTCGATCCAGAGAAAGTTGTGGCCCGTGTGGCTCATCGCACAGGTAAGAAGGCCGAGATTTGGCCCTATGTTCCATACGACGTTGTAGCTCATCCCTACGCGCAGGGCGTCTACGATAAGAAGGCTCCAGCTGGGTACGTGAGGAGAGTTGATGATTATCAAAGTAACCAGCTCCAACGTGCCAGTTCTACTGAAGTTCGTTATACCACTGCCTTTAGTGATGAAAATCCTGCAGCATGTGTGGTCATGTGA